The following is a genomic window from Bacteroidia bacterium.
GGATGGGCGTGTATTGATGGGTTTGCTCGACGCGTTGTACGAGTCGATTGAAACATCGAACACCGCATTGTTTGATTCTGTCATGACTGTGGTGAGCGGGATACCGCTGCGCGGCAGATCGCTCATTCGCGACAGAGACGGCCAGCCGATCACGATGATATTTCCGGAGCAGTACGGAATAAAAATCAAATTGGAGTTTTACCACAAGGCAGGTGATACAGAGAACTACCGCGCCACGCTCAATCAGTATCTCACCGAAATCCGTGACGACGCAGAAGCGCTGAACGAACTGGCGCGGTCATTTGCCGAATTCGCGAACGACAAGGATTCTCTGCACCAGGCGTCGATGTGGGCCCAACGCTCCATCGCTCTTGCGAGCAGTTACGAAAACAACGATACCTACGCCGCGTTGCTGTACCGCCTCGGAGAGTACAGCAAGGCTCTCGCACAGGCGGAAAAGGCGTTGGCGATAGCCAAACGGACGTCACTGACACCCACTTCTACGGAGCGGCTGATAGTCAATATCAAAAAAGCGATGAGATAGTAATCCGTACGACGAATGCATCGGATCCACGTGGGCGCCGAAGCCGGCGATGCTGTGTCTCCGTTTGTGAAATAGCGGAATATGATGTACCATGTAAAAAAAATGAAGCAACCCGCGCCGGACACCGGAACAGGGCTACAGATTTGCCGCCGGGTACGAGTTTATTCTAGGAGGTTACGATGCGCAATCCGCTCGACAGTGCCGAAAGTGTGACGATGGTGCAGAAGTGGGAGAAGGTGTGGCAGAACTCCGCGGAGGTGAAGCAGACCTATGAAGAGAAGCTGGAGGGTGCGCAGGGCGCCGATGTGTTCAAATACATCGTCCTTATCAATATCAGCGCTCTGGAGGGCTATGTTACCCAGTCACGCTTGCAGGCCCAGCAGAGCTTCAATCTCAGCAAGGGTATCGCGGTTGCCGGCTTCGTCCTGCTTTCGATCGCCATTCTCCTCAGCATCGTGCTCACCAGTCTCGGGAGAGAAACGCTCAACGCCGCATACCTGTCCGGCATCGCGGGCGTTCTGACCGAATTCATAGCCGGTGTGTTTTTCCTGCTGTACAGCCGCACGCTCGGGCAGATCAACCTCTTTCACGACAAACTCGTGGATATGCAGAAAATGGCGCTGCAGCAAATCGCGGCATTACCGCCGACGCATCCGGTGTCGACCTCTCCGGACGACCTGGAGCAGAGCGCCGCCCCGCCGGCGGAAATGGCGTTGTGATGCTGCCGACGCTGTGCGCCCGACGATGCAACGTCACGGTTCTCGATACATGCTACAGCTGACCACAACCGACGGGATTCTTTGTCCGATGATTTCACTTGAAGACAGTATTCTCCACTCTCTCGATGCCGCCGACGCACGTCTGTTGCCGCATCTCCCCTATATCCTGCAGGATCTCGACGAACTGGGATCGGATCCGGCAATCGTCTCGGATATTCTGCACCGACACTGCAACAGGCCGTCGGAGTGTTACGTCCTCGACCTTGGTTGCGGAAAAGGTGCAGTGTCCGTTCGACTTGCGGCGGAACTCGGATGTCGCTGCCATGGCATCGACGCCCTCCCGGCGTTCGTTGAAGCCGCCGCGAGCGCGGCACGCGCCCGCGGTGTTGCGCATTTGTGCGGCTTCGAGACGGGAGACGCAAGAACCGTGGTAGCGTCACCACCGGATTACGATGCCATTGTATTGGGATCGGTCGGGCCGATTTTTAGTGATTACGAACAAACGTTGCTTACCCTGCTCCCAAGATTGCGCGCTGGCGGGATCATCATTCTGGATGATTGCTACCGGGTTGAGGAAACGGACTCGAGTGCGCACTCCGGCCTTTCACGATCCGCGTTGCTTCGGCAGATTCATGCGGCCGGCATGGAAGTCCGCGACGAAGTGCTTTCCGATGCGCGAACGATCCGTGCGACGAATGCTCTGATGTACGCCGCCTTGCTCCCGCGCTGCCTCGAATTGATGGACAAGTACCCCGACGATCGGGAACTGTTCGAGCAGTATCTGCTGCGTCAGCGCGAAGAAAATCACGCGCTGGAGAATGACCTCGTCTGCGCGACGCTGGTACTCGGGGTGCGCACGAAGCTTCCCGCTGAGCACTGAGCAGAGTCTCGAATAGTCGGAAATTCTGAATATCTTTGAATCGTCTGCCGGAATCAGCGCTGTTCGCATGCTGCGTGTGCGCGATTCGTGGCCTCCGTTGGTCTTGTTCTACAATTTGCCGGTGAGGCATGACCCTCTTACTGCTGTATCTTTTTCTCGCTCTCTTTATTTCTTTCCTCTGCTCGATCATGGAAGCGGTGCTGCTCTCCACGCCGTTGTCCACCCTGAACGCGCGCGTTGAACAGGGCGATCGGATCGCGCTCGACTTTCTCACGATGAAATCCGATATCGACCGTCCGCTCTCCGCGATACTGTCGCTGAACACCATTGCGCACACAGTGGGAGCCGCGGGTGTCGGCGCACAGGCAACGGTGGTATTCGGTGAAGCGTATTTCGGAGTGGTCTCCGCCGTGCTCACGATACTCATTCTCGTCCTGACGGAAATCATACCGAAGACCCTCGGTGCAACGTATGCGAAGGAACTGGTCGGCGCGGCCTACAGAGTCATCAAAGCGATGATTATTCTCACCTGGCCTCTCCTGGTCATTTCGGCCGTATTGACGCGTATGCTTTCCAGAAAGGATCCGGTACAAACGACGAGTCGCGAGGAAATTTCCGCCCTGGCGAATATCGGCGCGAACGAAGGGGTATTCGGCGAGAAGGAGAACAAGATCATCCAGAATCTCATGCGCCTCAAGGATATCCGGACAAGCGAAATCATGACCCCGCGCGTCGTTGTGGTTGTCGCGAACGAGACGATGCCGCTGCAGGAATTTCTGAAGAACAAGGATTTCCTGCATTTCTCCCGCATCCCGATCTATCGGGAGAGCAAAGACAAGATCAGCGGCTATGTATTCCGTGAGCTTGTATTCGAAAAACTCGCGGAGGACCAATTTCATCTGACGCTTGCGGACATCCGGCGCGAGATCGTTGATGTGACGGAAGCCACCACCTTGCTCAACGCATGGGAGCTGATGCTCGAACGCAAAGAGCACATCGCCCTGGTTACGGACGAGTACGGTGGAATGGCCGGCATCGTCACGTTGGAGGATATCATCGAGACGCTCCTCGGCTTTGAAATCGTGGATGAAACGGATCGCGTCGCCGACATGCAGCAATACGCCATGGAGCGCTGGAAGTCCAAACAGAAAAAATATCATCTCCTCGACAGCGAATAAGAATTCTTCCCGCACGCAGGAAGTGTATCGCTTCGCATGCGACAGGGCATTTTCACTCCAGTCCGGGAAGGAAGTGGTGACAGGCTTCAGACCTGAACGGTAAATACGGGAATTTAAGCTGTATTGTAGTTTGTACTTCCCATAGCAGGAGGAATTGTCGATGAAGTTCTCCGTACTTCTCGTATTGTTCGTGTGCGTACAACCCTGCAGCAGTCAGGATGCGGGTATTCGGTTCTCACGCGACAGCTACCGCGTCACGCTTGACCGCGCCAGGAACGAACATCGCCCCGTGTTCCTCTATTTCCATTTTGACGGCTGCGGAGCTTGCAAGAAAATGGAGGACTCTACGTTCTCCGATCCCGACGTTGCGGAGTACTACAACACGACCTTCGTCTGCCTCGATATCAACACCGAAAAGGAGGACGGTGCTGAAACGAATAAAGAATATGGCGTGCGTATGCATCCGACCTTCCTGTATCTCGACAGTGAAGGAAGCGTCGTACATACCGCTGTCGGGGTGTTCACGCCAACCGATTTCCTGAAACAGGCGCGTATCGCCCTCGATCCCGATCAGCGCCTGAGCGCACTGGACAAGCGCTACGCCGATGGTGATCGGGACGCACAGTTCCTCCTGCGATATTGCTATTCTCTTCGGGATGCGTACCGCCTTACACCTGAGCATATTCGAGCGTATGTCGCCACGGTGCGACCGGAGGATTTACTCACGGACGTCAACATGCGCTTCACCTATGAGTTCGCTCTGCATCAGTACGAAATTGGCATACCGTTTGGCAGTCCCGCGTATATGTCCATGTTTGAAAACCGGGACCGGTTTGCAAAGATTTTCGACAGCGCACAGGTGGTTGCGCGCCTTGTTTGGGTTGCGCACATGACGGCCGCGCTGGCCATCGAATTCCGCAATGAAATCCTTCTGGAGAAGGCGCTTGCGGTGATCGAAACGCTCGACAGGGGTTCGGGACATCAGTTCCGGGAAATGGACGGCAGGCTCACCGGCATGTTTTCGCCGCGTCCGCTCGGGCTCTCGCTGCGCCTGTGGTACTATCAGATTACCGACGACACCCTCCGTTACGCCGCTCTGCTTCCGACGTATGTCGAGAAGATCTGGAATAACAGCGGCGCCCTCAACGACCTCGCATGGAGCTACTACGAGAAGGAATCTGCGAGGGATCGTCTCGAACAGGCCATTCCGTGGATCGAACGATCACTCGCATTGCGCCGCTTCTACAATAATCTGGATACTTATGCGTCGCTGCTCTACAAATTAGGACGAGTTTCTGAGGCAGGGACGCAGGCAGAGCTGGCCATCGAGTGCGCAAAGGAGGAGGATGAAGATTACAGCAGCACGGCCGCACTGTTGGACACCATTCGCGCGGCATTGAAGACGGAGTAACGCCTCTCCGTTTTCCTTATCTCTTGTTTCCGGGAGCGGAAGGACAAAGCGCCGTGATGGCCGTAGCCGGTCCGCGGGCATGGGGGAGATGTGCTGTGGCTCTTCGCGGGAGTCGTCGCTCAAGAAGGGCATCGAAATCAATGTCAGGGGAAATATTGACATTCCTGTTGAAACTGCCTATTTTTCGAACAGTCCATCATTCTCCAAGCGCAGAACCGACGGGTGACGCAGAAGGACGCTCACGAAGGTACGTGGCGTGCAGACGTCGGTCCATGCACCATTCCGCTGAATAGCCGCAAAGTACCTTTTTCGTTCCTTGTGCTGTACCTGCCCGTTCTCACCCTTTGCCCGAGGCTCATGCGGGCATGGCGCTCATATTCACATACAGACATCGGAGAATCATCATGAAACTGTTCCTTCGCATTGTGAAATGGACGGCCGTCGTCCTCGTCGTGCTCGTTGCCGGATTGTACGCCTTCGTGGAATTGACCTGGGATCGCAGATATGAGGCGCCGTATCCGCAAATCTCGGCGAGTACGGATTCCGCCGTGATTGCGCGCGGCAAGTATCTCGCGTTTGGACCGGCACACTGCGCAACCTGTCACGTACCCATGGATAAAATCCGCGCCGTGGAGGACGGGCTAGAAATGCCCCTCAGCGGCGGATGGGAGCTGACGCTCTCAGGATTCGGGACCTTCAGAGCCCCGAATCTCACACCGGATGAGGAAACAGGAATAGGAAAGCAGAGCGATGAGGAACTGGCCCGCGCGTTGCGGCACATGGTTGCGAGCGACGGTCGCTTTTTGCCGCCCTTCATGCCGTTCCAGGAAATGAGCGACGAGGATCTGACTGCGGTCATCTCCTTCCTCCGCTCCCAGCCGCCCGTGCGAAACGCGGTCAAGCGTTCTGAACTCGGTTTCATCGCTCGCGCCCTCGTTGCGTTCGGTATGCTCGGACCGGAGGGACCCAAACGTACGCCCGCACGGTCCGTCCCCCGTGATGCAAGCAAGGAGTATGGGCGGTATCTCGCGTACAACATCGGGAATTGTCTCACCTGTCATACGCAGATGGACCCGAACACCGCGGAGCTGATCGGCGAGCATTTCGCGGGGAAAGGTGTTTTCGAACCCGATGCCTTCTCGGAAGGATATTCGTTCGTCTCACCCAATCTCACGCCCGATCCGTCGACAGGCATCATCGCCGGCTGGACGGAGGAGGCCTTCGTCGCCCGATTCAGAAACGGGCGTGTGCATCGCGGTAGTCCGATGCCCTGGGGTGCTTTTTCCCGCATGGACGAAGTGGACCTCAGAGCGCTCTATCGCTTCTTTAAAAGTCTCGATCCGGTAAGGAATAAAGTTGAAAAAACCGTTTTTGAACCGGGCCAGGAATTACCGAAATTCTGATATCCGTGTACCGTGTCTCCCGGGGAATTGCATCGCGCTGCGAGCGCAGTGCGACATCGCGGAAATACCTGGTGGAAGCACGGCGCACATGAAATTCGAGATACTGCATTTCCAGATAACCCCCGTGAGAATCACCCGGTGACTATGACCCGATTGCGTTTCGTCCTCACAACCGTCTTGTTCCCGTTGTTATGCGCCATCGTCGCTGCACAACAGCCGTACACGATCGAAGCCTACGAGTACCGCGTCAGCAAAGACATCGAGTACGGCGTCGCGCTGGATTACGCCGGAAATGAGGCCCGATTGCATCTCGATATCTACACACCGCGGAATGCCTACTGCAACCGGCCGCTCGTCATCCTTGTCCACGGTGGCGCATGGGTGGGCGGCTCGAAAGACGATGCAGACATCGTGTGGCTGGCGCGCTCCTTTGCTTCGCGGGGCTATGTTGCTGTGACCGTCAACTATCGTCTCGGAATGCATCTGACGTCCTCCTACAGCATGTACGCTCTGTGCAACGAAAGTATCTCTGCCCCGTGCGCCTATATTTGCGACAGCATGGAAGTCTATCGCGCGAATTACCGGGCGATGCAGGATGTGAAAGGTGCGGTACGCTTCATGAAGCTCCGCTCCGGGCAGGATTCCACCGACGCCGGGAATGTGTTTCTCATCGGCGAGAGTGCTGGTGGTTTTGTCGCACTTACAGCGGCATTCCTGCGGGAGGAAAATGAGCGCTCCGAATTTTGCGGCTCCATTGCGGATGCTCCCGTACCCGATCAGGACTTGCGGCGCTACGGGTGCCTGCCCGCAGCGCTGTCACCAGTCCGGCCGGACCTCGGCTCTGTTGCCGGATCATTGCATACAAGCGGTGCGGACGCGGAGGTGCAAGGTGTGGCGAATATATTCGGTGGTATGCTTGATCCCGCCATTATCGATGAGAAGGAAATTCAAAATACGGCGCTGTACCTGTACCATCAGGGATCGGACGTGGTAGTGCATTACGGATATGGGAGATTGCTCGGACGCCTCAGCTGGGAATGTTTTGCGCAGACCAACATCTGCCAATCGTATACGCACTATCCGCATGCGTACGGGAGCAAGGCGCTTATGGAATATTTCGGAGCGGCGTTTCCCGGCGTCGCGCATCTCAGAGCAGACATCACCGAGAATTACCGCTATCTGGGGAACTGCTTCGACAACGGCCATGCGATCGCCAATATTTCGAAGCAGGCCGGGGACATCGCGGAGTTATTCGCGGAGAAAATCGCGGTGAACGGCAACGTCCCGCGCGAGGGATGTACGCTCTCGGCGGACAATGGCAGCCTACCGCTGCGTCTGTCGGTCTATCCCAATCCATCCTCTTCCCATATTTTCGTTGACGCGCCGGGTCTTCGCGCGGGCAGCACCTACCGCATCATGGATATGCTCGGGCGGACGATGCAGGACGGTGTTCTTACAGCGGAACGGAGCACGGTGACGGTATCCTCGCTCCCGGCAGGACAATATCATTTTCATCTTTTCGGTCATCCCGGACGCATCTTCAGGGTGCGACGAGAGTGACCGCAGCGCCTCACTGCGATGCATGGGCGCGATGAATCACCGGAGCGGGATCGCTTCGAATGCAACCATCCCAAATCGCTTCGGTTCTCCTATCCGTTCTTCCGCCAACGGAAACCATGCAGGCGCCTCGTCGCGCAGCCTGCGGCACAAGGCGTGAGGAATGGCGAGACACGATGGCACAGTGTACGCTGTGCGCAACGTGACCCGCAGCACCGTCACTTTTCCCGCCAGAGTACATGTCCGATGAAACGTTGTTCGCAGCCATCGACGGATGGGGCATACGGACATTGCCACTGATGTCGTGAGGGGAACTCTTCTTCATCCCGCCGGCGGAAGCACGGAAGAAGGGACTTGCATTGTGCTGCCATATGGCGTATATTAAAATGTAATATGGCAAAGGAGAGTGCATGGCATCGGCAAAGAAGAAATCGACGGGAAACAGCGGCAGCGGCGGGCGAGTGCACACAGCGTCCGAACCTGTCGCGGTATACTCACACACACGCGCGGGCTTTCAGCCGTTGTCCATACGTGCTGTTCGGGTCAAGGCGGAGAAAGGCCATCGGGTGTATGGTCAGGCTCTTGGAATGGCAATCCGCGATACGCGGCAGCTCCTGCGAGTGCTCAAGGAAGGGCTCGGTTTTGAGGCCTTCGAGTTTTTGTGCGCCGAGCTTCAGGTCAATCAGGCGCATCTTGCGGAGGTGTGCGGGATAGCCACACGGACGCTTGCCCGCCGTAAACTCGAAGGGCGCCTTCAAGCCCTCGAGTCCGAACGCGTCTATCGAATAGCGGCGTTGTTCGATCAGGCGAAAGAAGTTCTGGGAAACCACGATGAAGCCCGTCGCTGGTTCAAAGAAGGCAGCAGAGCGCTCGCGGGAGCGGCACCGCTGGAATACGCCGGTACCGAAATCGGGGCGAGGGAAGTGGAGGATCTGCTCGGACGCCTCGAATACGGTGTATTCTCGTGATCATCACCGCATGGCGCATCGTCAAAGAGCGACATTTGTCGACGGCCTTCACCGGCGAGGGAGCGGCACGGTATCCTGGTCGCTGGAATGAACGCGGAGTACCGATGGTGTACACTGCGGCATCGCTGTCGCTCGCAGCATTGGAAATACTCGTGCATGTCGGCAGCGATGCCGTTTTGCAACAGTACACTTGCATCCCGGTGAAATTCGATGCGGGATTGTGCAGGCAGGTAGCTCCCTCCGATCTCCCCGAAGACTGGGCCGCTGAACCGGCTCCGGATTCAACCAGAGCTTTAGGGAGCACCTGGACCAAGGATTCCTCGTCGGCCGTACTCGCTGTTCCAAGTGCTGTCGTTCCCCTGGAATCCGTGTATCTCATCAATCCGCTCCATGAGGATTTCTCACGGATCGCAATCGGCGGGGAATCCCATTTCCGTTTTGATGCGCGACTCCGACAAAGCCTGGCGTAATTGAACCCCTGTTTTCTCTCGCCGACCGTGTGAATTCCAGGGCGACGCTGAGTACATTGTCCTTTCAGATATTTTCGTGTACACCCACAGCCCAGGAAGGTTGGCATGGCAACGCTGAGAATGAGAACTCTCTATCGCAGATACGCAAAAGTGTTTGCGCTGCTCGTGATCGGTATGCTGGCAGTTCGCTGCGGGAGCGAAATGACACAGACCGGAGATGAGTCGCATAGAATTTCCGCCGCGCTCGATTCCTTCCATGTTGCCGCAGCCCGGGCGGATTACGACGCGTATTTTCAATGCTTCGCGGAGGACGCAGTGTTCATAGGCACCGACGCAACGGAGCGTTGGGACAAACAGAGCTTCATGGTGTGGGCGAAGCCCTATTTTGATCGCGGCAGGGCCTGGTCGTTCACTGCGATCGAGCGCCATGTCATGATCGATGAACGTGGTGGTCTCGCGTGGTTCGACGAGTTGCTCGACACGCAAATGAAACTCTGTCGGGGCTCCGGTGTGCTGATTCAGCGCAATGGGGAATGGAAAATCCGCCATTACGTGCTTTCTATGACGGTACCAAACGAACTCGCCGATTCCGTTGTGACGATAAAATCCGTGATAGAAGATGGGTTGATACAGAAGCACGCGAACAACCGCGAATGAGACCAGTTCAGCTCGCAGCTTTCGTGCACGCGCCGAAAGTGTGTGACGGTAACTGCACTGGTCCTAACAGAACGGAGCGCATGGTCTGGGAGGTGTCTGTAAGCGACTGCCGGAGTTCACATCCGTCTCCGTTGTCGGGGAAGGAACATGAGACTACTTCTGGAGGAACGCGGGTGGCAGAGGTAAGCACTGATTACATCAATGCTCGACCCGGGAGTGTCACTGGATGAGGGCTCATGAAAAAAGCCATGAAGGCCACTAGGCACGTTGCAGGCAAACTGCTGGCATCACGGTATGACGTTGATTTTCCTGAAGTGTACACACTCGGTAGTCCGAGCGAGGCCGCAGTGTGCGCTTATTTTTCATATCACGTGTGGAAAGAAATCGACGGCGCCTCGCAGTGGCTGAAGGACAACACCGCGAAGCCCCGGAAGTAAGTCACCGCCTGCGCGTCTCGCAGGTCATAACGGCGAACGACACCCGCTATTGTCGATACACCACTCGCTGCCGGCGAAGGGCCGTCGTGACAGGGGTTTGAAATCAGCCAGAATCAACAAAATACATGCTCTTTGTGTGTGATGTTGACTTTGACGCCTGGCGTGTGTATCATTCCCGTTCATTAATTCTCAAATCAGGTGAAAAGGCGCCGCAATGCAAAAACTGACATACAGCGTGGAGATTTCCGCGCCGGCTGACATTGTCTGGAACGTCCTGTGGGAGAAGGAGAGCTATGAGCAATGGACCAAGCCCTTCAGCCCCGGATCCACGTACGATGGCAGCTTCGAAGCCGAAGGCAACCGTGTTCACTTTCACAACGGCGAGGGCGGGGGAATGTACAGCGTCGTCGCACGCAGGGTGGAGAACGAGCTTCTCTCCATACGGCATCTCGGGGTGCTCGGCCAGAACGGTGAGGAGTTGCCTCCCACAGCGGATACCGAACAGTGGAGCAACATCTTCGAGGACTACACACTGACGCCAACGGAGAATGGCGTACGCCTCGACATCACCCTAGACATGGATGATGCCTACGCAGACTTCATGAACGATGCCTTTACCAGGGCATTGGACATCATCAAATCACTATCCGAACAACAGACACAGGAACAGGCCACATGACAACAGTCAACGTGTACTTGAATTTCGACGGAAACTGCGAAGAAGCATTCCTTTTCTATAAATCCGTCTTTGGCGGAGAATTTCCCTACATCGGACGTTTCGGCGATATGCCGCCGCAGGAAGGTATGGAGCCCTTGCCGCCAGAGATGGCGAACCGCATCATGCATGTTTCACTGCCCATCAGCAAGGAAACCACCATCATGGGCAGTGACACGGGAGGCGAGTGGGCTCCGGCGTATGTGCAGGGCAACAATTTCGCCATTTCCATCAACACCGACAGCAGAGAAAACGCCGACCGTCTTTTTGTCGGACTGTCCGCAGGCGGCCATGTGACCATGCCCATGGGGATGACCTTCTGGGGAGCGTACTTCGGTATGTTCACCGACAAATTCGGCGTCAACTGGATGGTGAGCCAGGGTGAAGAAGGGCAGGGTTGATGCGGACCATACTGCCGCTGCGATCGTCGCTCTCCCCGTGACTGTTGAAATGCACCCGCCTCGCCGCGGGTGTTTTTTTCATCGAACACGGCCCGGCGTTGTATATTCCTGAGCAGCACGATTCCGTGAATATTCCTGCAGAACGAGATGCACAACAGGAGCACAAGGAAATGAAAGAAATGCTTCGGCGGAATATCGAGCGCACGACGGGAAACTCGCCCTCGGCCGACGAGTGCGCATTGCTCGCGGACAGCATGTTCGTCCGCTCCTTCGACAGAAAGGCGATGCTCGCAGAGGAGGGGCGGGTGTGTACGCATGTGTATTTCATCACCCGCGGGGCCGCGTATTCCGGCATCGTCAACAGCGAGGGAGAGAAATTCGCCGTGCAGTTCGCTCTGGAGGGATACTGGATAACGGATCAGTACAGCTTTTTTTCCGGACGTCCCGGGCTCTATACCGTGGAAACGCTCG
Proteins encoded in this region:
- a CDS encoding class I SAM-dependent methyltransferase codes for the protein MLQLTTTDGILCPMISLEDSILHSLDAADARLLPHLPYILQDLDELGSDPAIVSDILHRHCNRPSECYVLDLGCGKGAVSVRLAAELGCRCHGIDALPAFVEAAASAARARGVAHLCGFETGDARTVVASPPDYDAIVLGSVGPIFSDYEQTLLTLLPRLRAGGIIILDDCYRVEETDSSAHSGLSRSALLRQIHAAGMEVRDEVLSDARTIRATNALMYAALLPRCLELMDKYPDDRELFEQYLLRQREENHALENDLVCATLVLGVRTKLPAEH
- a CDS encoding CNNM domain-containing protein, translated to MTLLLLYLFLALFISFLCSIMEAVLLSTPLSTLNARVEQGDRIALDFLTMKSDIDRPLSAILSLNTIAHTVGAAGVGAQATVVFGEAYFGVVSAVLTILILVLTEIIPKTLGATYAKELVGAAYRVIKAMIILTWPLLVISAVLTRMLSRKDPVQTTSREEISALANIGANEGVFGEKENKIIQNLMRLKDIRTSEIMTPRVVVVVANETMPLQEFLKNKDFLHFSRIPIYRESKDKISGYVFRELVFEKLAEDQFHLTLADIRREIVDVTEATTLLNAWELMLERKEHIALVTDEYGGMAGIVTLEDIIETLLGFEIVDETDRVADMQQYAMERWKSKQKKYHLLDSE
- a CDS encoding thioredoxin fold domain-containing protein — encoded protein: MKFSVLLVLFVCVQPCSSQDAGIRFSRDSYRVTLDRARNEHRPVFLYFHFDGCGACKKMEDSTFSDPDVAEYYNTTFVCLDINTEKEDGAETNKEYGVRMHPTFLYLDSEGSVVHTAVGVFTPTDFLKQARIALDPDQRLSALDKRYADGDRDAQFLLRYCYSLRDAYRLTPEHIRAYVATVRPEDLLTDVNMRFTYEFALHQYEIGIPFGSPAYMSMFENRDRFAKIFDSAQVVARLVWVAHMTAALAIEFRNEILLEKALAVIETLDRGSGHQFREMDGRLTGMFSPRPLGLSLRLWYYQITDDTLRYAALLPTYVEKIWNNSGALNDLAWSYYEKESARDRLEQAIPWIERSLALRRFYNNLDTYASLLYKLGRVSEAGTQAELAIECAKEEDEDYSSTAALLDTIRAALKTE
- a CDS encoding cytochrome c, with the translated sequence MKLFLRIVKWTAVVLVVLVAGLYAFVELTWDRRYEAPYPQISASTDSAVIARGKYLAFGPAHCATCHVPMDKIRAVEDGLEMPLSGGWELTLSGFGTFRAPNLTPDEETGIGKQSDEELARALRHMVASDGRFLPPFMPFQEMSDEDLTAVISFLRSQPPVRNAVKRSELGFIARALVAFGMLGPEGPKRTPARSVPRDASKEYGRYLAYNIGNCLTCHTQMDPNTAELIGEHFAGKGVFEPDAFSEGYSFVSPNLTPDPSTGIIAGWTEEAFVARFRNGRVHRGSPMPWGAFSRMDEVDLRALYRFFKSLDPVRNKVEKTVFEPGQELPKF
- a CDS encoding carboxylesterase family protein, whose amino-acid sequence is MTRLRFVLTTVLFPLLCAIVAAQQPYTIEAYEYRVSKDIEYGVALDYAGNEARLHLDIYTPRNAYCNRPLVILVHGGAWVGGSKDDADIVWLARSFASRGYVAVTVNYRLGMHLTSSYSMYALCNESISAPCAYICDSMEVYRANYRAMQDVKGAVRFMKLRSGQDSTDAGNVFLIGESAGGFVALTAAFLREENERSEFCGSIADAPVPDQDLRRYGCLPAALSPVRPDLGSVAGSLHTSGADAEVQGVANIFGGMLDPAIIDEKEIQNTALYLYHQGSDVVVHYGYGRLLGRLSWECFAQTNICQSYTHYPHAYGSKALMEYFGAAFPGVAHLRADITENYRYLGNCFDNGHAIANISKQAGDIAELFAEKIAVNGNVPREGCTLSADNGSLPLRLSVYPNPSSSHIFVDAPGLRAGSTYRIMDMLGRTMQDGVLTAERSTVTVSSLPAGQYHFHLFGHPGRIFRVRRE
- a CDS encoding DUF2384 domain-containing protein, which produces MASAKKKSTGNSGSGGRVHTASEPVAVYSHTRAGFQPLSIRAVRVKAEKGHRVYGQALGMAIRDTRQLLRVLKEGLGFEAFEFLCAELQVNQAHLAEVCGIATRTLARRKLEGRLQALESERVYRIAALFDQAKEVLGNHDEARRWFKEGSRALAGAAPLEYAGTEIGAREVEDLLGRLEYGVFS
- a CDS encoding RES domain-containing protein, whose product is MIITAWRIVKERHLSTAFTGEGAARYPGRWNERGVPMVYTAASLSLAALEILVHVGSDAVLQQYTCIPVKFDAGLCRQVAPSDLPEDWAAEPAPDSTRALGSTWTKDSSSAVLAVPSAVVPLESVYLINPLHEDFSRIAIGGESHFRFDARLRQSLA
- a CDS encoding nuclear transport factor 2 family protein, which codes for MLAVRCGSEMTQTGDESHRISAALDSFHVAAARADYDAYFQCFAEDAVFIGTDATERWDKQSFMVWAKPYFDRGRAWSFTAIERHVMIDERGGLAWFDELLDTQMKLCRGSGVLIQRNGEWKIRHYVLSMTVPNELADSVVTIKSVIEDGLIQKHANNRE
- a CDS encoding SRPBCC domain-containing protein produces the protein MQKLTYSVEISAPADIVWNVLWEKESYEQWTKPFSPGSTYDGSFEAEGNRVHFHNGEGGGMYSVVARRVENELLSIRHLGVLGQNGEELPPTADTEQWSNIFEDYTLTPTENGVRLDITLDMDDAYADFMNDAFTRALDIIKSLSEQQTQEQAT
- a CDS encoding VOC family protein, producing the protein MTTVNVYLNFDGNCEEAFLFYKSVFGGEFPYIGRFGDMPPQEGMEPLPPEMANRIMHVSLPISKETTIMGSDTGGEWAPAYVQGNNFAISINTDSRENADRLFVGLSAGGHVTMPMGMTFWGAYFGMFTDKFGVNWMVSQGEEGQG
- a CDS encoding Crp/Fnr family transcriptional regulator — encoded protein: MKEMLRRNIERTTGNSPSADECALLADSMFVRSFDRKAMLAEEGRVCTHVYFITRGAAYSGIVNSEGEKFAVQFALEGYWITDQYSFFSGRPGLYTVETLEPTEVLMMNRDTFDRVCAASHTLEHFFRVLITNAFVALQYRLAKTNAEDAEHRYLEFARLHPDFVQRIPQYLIASYLGIKPQSLSRIRKNLAAK